The following proteins are co-located in the Gossypium hirsutum isolate 1008001.06 chromosome A02, Gossypium_hirsutum_v2.1, whole genome shotgun sequence genome:
- the LOC107951698 gene encoding zinc-finger homeodomain protein 2 isoform X2, which translates to MEFEDQEEQEEEMGLTPSYDSLGNSSRLKMSGVEPGSVTPTGQQQQQQQRKPRYRECLKNHAVGIGGHALDGCGEFMPAGTEGTLDALKCAACNCHRNFHRKESELGSPNSVHTTDLYFHHHHHHQPPQFAPYFRAPTGYLHVAGQQRPLALPSTSGGGGHSREDQEDASNQGSSRKRFRTKFTQEQKEKMLSLAERLGWRIQKHDEEIVQQFCNETGVKRHVLKVWMHNNKHTLALF; encoded by the exons ATGGAGTTTGAGGATCAAGAAGAGCAGGAAGAAGAGATGGGTTTGACACCGAGTTATGACTCGCTGGGAAACTCGTCTAGACTCAAAATGTCAGGTGTTGAACCTGGTTCAGTAACTCCAACGGgtcagcagcagcagcagcagcagagGAAGCCTAGGTATAGGGAGTGTTTGAAGAACCATGCGGTGGGGATCGGCGGTCACGCTCTCGACGGTTGCGGTGAGTTCATGCCGGCTGGAACTGAAGGCACCCTCGACGCTCTCAAATGCGCGGCTTGTAACTGCCACCGTAACTTCCACCGCAAGGAATCTGAGCTTGGCTCCCCAAACTCCGTCCACACCACGGACCTCTACTtccatcaccaccaccaccaccagccACCGCAATTTGCGCCTTACTTTAGAGCACCAACAGGGTACCTCCACGTTGCCGGACAACAAAGGCCATTAGCTTTACCATCAACCTCAGGAGGAGGAGGACACAGCAGAGAAGATCAAGAGGATGCTTCGAATCAAGGAAGCTCAAGGAAGAGATTTAGAACAAAGTTTACGCAGGAACAAAAGGAGAAGATGCTGAGTTTAGCTGAGAGACTAGGGTGGCGGATTCAGAAACATGATGAAGAGATTGTTCAACAGTTCTGCAACGAAACTGGGGTCAAAAGGCATGTTTTGAAAGTTTGGATGCATAATAACAAGCACACTCTTG Cactattttaa
- the LOC107951698 gene encoding zinc-finger homeodomain protein 2 isoform X1 has protein sequence MEFEDQEEQEEEMGLTPSYDSLGNSSRLKMSGVEPGSVTPTGQQQQQQQRKPRYRECLKNHAVGIGGHALDGCGEFMPAGTEGTLDALKCAACNCHRNFHRKESELGSPNSVHTTDLYFHHHHHHQPPQFAPYFRAPTGYLHVAGQQRPLALPSTSGGGGHSREDQEDASNQGSSRKRFRTKFTQEQKEKMLSLAERLGWRIQKHDEEIVQQFCNETGVKRHVLKVWMHNNKHTLALKQSGDMQCNAMQEA, from the exons ATGGAGTTTGAGGATCAAGAAGAGCAGGAAGAAGAGATGGGTTTGACACCGAGTTATGACTCGCTGGGAAACTCGTCTAGACTCAAAATGTCAGGTGTTGAACCTGGTTCAGTAACTCCAACGGgtcagcagcagcagcagcagcagagGAAGCCTAGGTATAGGGAGTGTTTGAAGAACCATGCGGTGGGGATCGGCGGTCACGCTCTCGACGGTTGCGGTGAGTTCATGCCGGCTGGAACTGAAGGCACCCTCGACGCTCTCAAATGCGCGGCTTGTAACTGCCACCGTAACTTCCACCGCAAGGAATCTGAGCTTGGCTCCCCAAACTCCGTCCACACCACGGACCTCTACTtccatcaccaccaccaccaccagccACCGCAATTTGCGCCTTACTTTAGAGCACCAACAGGGTACCTCCACGTTGCCGGACAACAAAGGCCATTAGCTTTACCATCAACCTCAGGAGGAGGAGGACACAGCAGAGAAGATCAAGAGGATGCTTCGAATCAAGGAAGCTCAAGGAAGAGATTTAGAACAAAGTTTACGCAGGAACAAAAGGAGAAGATGCTGAGTTTAGCTGAGAGACTAGGGTGGCGGATTCAGAAACATGATGAAGAGATTGTTCAACAGTTCTGCAACGAAACTGGGGTCAAAAGGCATGTTTTGAAAGTTTGGATGCATAATAACAAGCACACTCTTG CACTGAAGCAAAGTGGagacatgcaatgcaatgcaatgcaagagGCATGA